The following proteins come from a genomic window of Euryarchaeota archaeon:
- a CDS encoding nucleotidyltransferase domain-containing protein: MSEIQGTKRQIVGFFLGRQTSEPATLKEIARHMRLAPPSALAQLRAMVKLGIVAEDPAPKGRGRTYRLARYMSATWVDPERNVMISWTSGAPVSWKYPLVSRVPDYDAQETLLRFLESAEMHGHFHASSVRAPSVRNVGEDLGVTMIAYGSCARGDARPGSDLDLLILAPSLGDPKEKFKDLAADVNLSAARKLDLKVIAADEFRELPVELQKAVRREGLIVYSSREDAWFVEARRGEE, encoded by the coding sequence ATGTCTGAGATTCAGGGAACAAAGCGCCAAATCGTTGGTTTTTTCCTAGGCCGCCAGACGAGCGAGCCAGCAACGCTCAAGGAAATCGCTCGCCACATGCGGCTCGCTCCTCCAAGCGCTCTCGCCCAGCTTCGCGCGATGGTGAAGCTGGGAATCGTCGCAGAAGACCCGGCCCCAAAGGGACGTGGGCGCACCTACCGGCTCGCCCGTTACATGAGCGCAACATGGGTCGACCCGGAAAGGAACGTCATGATTTCGTGGACTTCAGGCGCTCCCGTTTCATGGAAATACCCGCTCGTTTCACGCGTTCCCGATTACGATGCCCAAGAAACCTTGCTTCGATTCTTGGAATCCGCCGAGATGCACGGTCATTTTCACGCTTCATCGGTGCGAGCACCATCAGTTCGAAACGTCGGCGAGGACCTTGGCGTCACCATGATCGCCTACGGGAGCTGCGCCCGCGGAGATGCCAGGCCAGGATCCGACTTGGACCTACTCATCCTGGCGCCTAGTTTGGGCGACCCCAAGGAAAAGTTCAAGGACCTAGCCGCCGACGTGAATCTCTCGGCCGCGCGGAAACTGGACCTGAAGGTGATCGCTGCCGACGAATTCCGCGAATTGCCGGTAGAACTCCAAAAAGCGGTTCGGCGAGAGGGCTTGATTGTGTATTCTTCTCGGGAGGACGCGTGGTTCGTCGAGGCGCGGCGAGGTGAAGAGTGA
- a CDS encoding HEPN domain-containing protein, translated as MGDRAREYLEAAELAFKNKLFNVAYEEARTAAELAAKVLLIRAGHSPGRDHNPAGQLAFRRLVPDGMSERALSRFLGDSSRGGYGFDEPVPSNEARDGLAMARALVALIANP; from the coding sequence ATGGGAGATCGGGCAAGAGAGTACCTGGAGGCCGCCGAGCTTGCCTTCAAGAACAAGCTCTTCAACGTCGCATACGAGGAGGCGAGGACCGCCGCCGAGCTCGCGGCAAAGGTGCTCCTGATTCGGGCCGGCCATTCCCCGGGCCGCGACCACAATCCGGCTGGACAGCTGGCCTTCCGACGACTCGTTCCCGATGGGATGAGCGAGCGAGCACTGTCAAGATTTCTTGGCGACTCCTCGCGTGGTGGTTACGGTTTTGATGAACCTGTGCCTTCGAACGAGGCAAGAGACGGACTTGCCATGGCGCGAGCACTCGTGGCTTTGATCGCGAATCCGTGA
- a CDS encoding Fic family protein, with product MVINQSKYAHCVPSAGLKHRRKVPFQPVIRVPASSSAKFTSIHRLDEELHRFVLRQDDYVDLIVEAWAMNFHSSTKLEGNPLSLDDAQRITRDSWRGRINSNAAFPIQEFYNHWAIWLVPEIFKHPWNIDMVRTIHALVMLGAGPEVLPGQFRQAEGVVTGPDGQEWFIGAPPKYIEEELSGLLDWLNTQAPAVSPVAAAAVFFHEFESIHPFLDGNGRVGRVLFHLYLQTHGLPNSHLCMIEKELSGNPEPYYRVLGWTDQTGQYTDLVEYATDAVILSYENARDRLRTKDLMSSNLAETPQKLVKAAKLHGDWFKANDASRWIERLSAESIRNHLNDLTQKGVLEAVGETRARMYRFRHPLHRVERYAVAITLELEELLREIGPRLATMKPKDIALVVRERFERALKEAEDDTKK from the coding sequence GTGGTAATTAACCAATCAAAATACGCTCACTGCGTGCCATCGGCCGGGCTCAAACATCGTCGCAAAGTTCCGTTCCAGCCCGTCATCCGGGTTCCCGCGAGCTCCTCCGCCAAGTTCACCTCCATTCATCGCCTCGACGAGGAGCTCCACCGCTTCGTCCTACGCCAAGACGACTACGTGGATCTCATCGTCGAAGCCTGGGCGATGAACTTCCACAGTTCGACGAAACTTGAGGGCAATCCCCTGTCCCTTGACGACGCTCAACGGATCACTCGCGACTCCTGGCGGGGCCGCATCAATTCGAACGCCGCCTTTCCCATCCAGGAGTTTTACAATCACTGGGCGATCTGGCTGGTCCCGGAGATCTTCAAGCACCCTTGGAATATCGACATGGTCCGAACGATCCATGCACTCGTGATGCTCGGCGCCGGCCCCGAGGTCTTGCCCGGACAATTCAGGCAGGCCGAAGGAGTCGTCACCGGCCCCGACGGCCAAGAATGGTTCATCGGCGCACCCCCGAAATACATTGAAGAGGAACTATCCGGCCTCCTCGATTGGCTGAACACGCAAGCCCCGGCCGTTTCGCCCGTCGCCGCAGCCGCCGTGTTTTTCCACGAATTCGAGAGCATTCACCCATTCCTCGACGGGAACGGCCGGGTAGGTCGCGTTCTATTCCACCTTTATCTTCAAACCCACGGGCTTCCGAACTCGCACCTGTGCATGATCGAGAAGGAGTTGTCGGGAAATCCGGAACCCTACTACCGCGTGCTCGGTTGGACGGATCAAACGGGCCAGTACACCGACCTCGTCGAATACGCAACGGATGCCGTCATCCTTTCTTACGAGAACGCTCGCGACCGGTTGCGGACAAAGGACCTGATGTCCTCGAACTTGGCCGAGACGCCCCAAAAACTAGTCAAGGCCGCAAAGCTCCACGGCGATTGGTTCAAAGCGAATGACGCGTCCCGGTGGATAGAGAGGCTCTCCGCCGAAAGCATACGGAATCATCTCAACGATCTCACCCAAAAAGGGGTCCTCGAAGCAGTCGGGGAGACGCGGGCGCGAATGTACCGATTCCGTCATCCTCTTCATCGAGTCGAGCGTTACGCCGTCGCGATCACCCTGGAACTCGAAGAATTACTTCGCGAGATTGGGCCGCGTCTTGCGACGATGAAACCAAAAGATATCGCCCTCGTGGTCCGCGAGAGATTCGAGAGGGCGCTCAAAGAGGCGGAGGACGACACGAAGAAATGA
- a CDS encoding S8/S53 family peptidase: MNLVSTWIIVLLITNSGFTIMAAADAPPARKHAVVAILDTGINNREAWLRSPALTEHPSTYVDGYPAVTSSIDLETQTAAWGRLYWMPGTRIIGAISFGEFNSAIQCQESPDKRRIYDDCGHGSNVSRIAAAQSPDVLIVMVEVGDRRQGLNWAINQPWIDVITMSLGTVANVPTAEVNDLTKRATEQGKIVTNAAGNGATNTGVAPDRNPTYTSEYSGPSWVVTVGAVHPQSRRDHYWHSIPVDVVSPGGSTSYATPVTAGQFARVIAEARNTVGDEGAGARQGNLVVAPPGAPLPNAGPMADGKLNRTELEEVVLKTAQPTPQQSEDEPFPDPEVKGEQVSQIYDAYRDCIETGRGGTDMTTCNMQTPPGIDLPTWRELTGPLPGASTDTTQPPTPVDYVFEGYGIVDGQSGSRAIEVVLGTTPLPERPTEDQWNEENDKIRDAFWNRGEIDNPLPSTFDGFCDIQNPLVECCGDPDTPKLCGRP, encoded by the coding sequence ATGAATCTGGTTTCGACATGGATAATAGTGCTGCTTATCACGAATTCAGGTTTCACGATAATGGCAGCCGCCGACGCCCCGCCCGCGCGAAAACACGCAGTGGTCGCCATCCTCGACACAGGAATCAACAACCGGGAAGCATGGCTACGCTCCCCCGCGCTCACCGAACACCCATCGACCTATGTCGACGGCTATCCTGCGGTCACCTCCTCTATCGACCTGGAGACGCAAACTGCCGCATGGGGTAGACTCTATTGGATGCCTGGAACGAGGATAATCGGAGCCATATCCTTCGGCGAATTCAACAGCGCGATCCAATGTCAGGAGTCCCCGGACAAGCGCAGGATCTACGACGATTGCGGCCACGGAAGCAACGTCTCCCGCATCGCCGCAGCGCAATCACCGGACGTCTTGATCGTGATGGTCGAAGTCGGCGACCGACGCCAAGGCCTAAACTGGGCGATCAACCAACCCTGGATCGACGTGATCACGATGTCCCTCGGCACGGTCGCGAACGTCCCGACAGCCGAAGTGAACGATCTCACCAAGAGAGCCACGGAACAGGGGAAAATAGTAACGAACGCAGCCGGCAACGGCGCCACCAACACGGGCGTCGCCCCCGACCGCAACCCGACCTACACGAGCGAATACTCGGGCCCATCATGGGTGGTGACCGTCGGCGCAGTCCATCCCCAAAGCCGAAGAGACCACTACTGGCACAGTATCCCGGTCGACGTCGTCTCGCCCGGAGGCTCAACAAGTTACGCGACACCCGTGACCGCCGGCCAATTCGCGCGCGTCATCGCCGAAGCCCGGAATACCGTAGGCGATGAGGGTGCCGGAGCGAGACAGGGCAATCTCGTGGTCGCCCCACCCGGCGCGCCGCTGCCAAACGCCGGGCCAATGGCAGATGGAAAACTCAACAGGACAGAACTTGAGGAAGTTGTCCTAAAGACGGCGCAGCCGACTCCGCAGCAGAGCGAGGACGAGCCCTTCCCCGATCCCGAAGTGAAGGGGGAACAAGTAAGCCAGATCTACGACGCATACAGGGACTGCATCGAAACCGGACGTGGAGGCACGGACATGACGACATGCAACATGCAAACGCCACCCGGAATCGACCTCCCCACGTGGAGAGAACTCACCGGCCCGCTACCAGGCGCCTCGACCGACACGACGCAACCACCGACACCCGTCGATTACGTCTTCGAAGGATACGGAATCGTCGACGGGCAAAGTGGATCGCGCGCGATAGAAGTCGTCCTCGGAACCACGCCGCTCCCAGAAAGGCCGACCGAAGACCAATGGAACGAAGAGAACGACAAGATACGCGACGCGTTCTGGAACAGAGGCGAAATCGACAACCCGCTTCCATCCACCTTCGACGGATTCTGCGACATACAAAACCCGCTAGTCGAATGCTGTGGAGACCCGGACACGCCAAAACTCTGCGGACGACCCTAA
- a CDS encoding S8/S53 family peptidase, producing MVVAIIDSGIRPYHTAFSVRAADTFFKMLVGQNSMRADHVLVLAGANGGTPSAAHDFDKQVWDSLRVNELYAFAGTNVLGLALPRHPTGPVDDVTGAAKPILWDNLGHGTRVASVVAIQCSNCVVLMIQYSTTDQDFVREGTGAQSDLPEAIRLAASLPWVDVISSSLGHPSELPATTPGYDASMRAAIAFAVSQGKTVIQATADVPAPTSISGTGGPPEVISIGGVEPSEGGSPSAGTGSTPDFVTNYSPSTADDTTLDVVKNQSATSYATPFFAAIAGEILFKLREDCRKDNASSRCEALAEKKAPLLLRDVLNRTARYWTNSDYAPRTPDAGGITSLEYTPIAPILPTPWVQMGWGYVGPEIVPAAVAYLKGESTPPPKPAEAVQYMETTYALREAYWSQRAG from the coding sequence TTGGTTGTTGCTATAATTGACTCCGGAATCAGACCCTACCACACGGCGTTTTCTGTTCGTGCCGCCGATACATTTTTCAAAATGCTTGTTGGCCAAAATTCGATGCGTGCGGACCACGTTTTGGTTTTGGCAGGGGCCAATGGGGGAACGCCAAGTGCGGCGCATGATTTCGACAAGCAGGTTTGGGACAGCCTCCGAGTCAACGAATTGTATGCGTTCGCCGGGACAAATGTCCTTGGCCTCGCTCTCCCGCGGCACCCCACGGGACCCGTTGATGATGTCACGGGCGCGGCAAAACCCATTCTTTGGGACAATCTCGGCCACGGGACGCGGGTGGCGTCCGTCGTCGCCATACAATGTTCCAACTGCGTCGTCCTCATGATTCAGTACTCGACCACGGATCAAGACTTCGTCCGGGAAGGAACCGGTGCCCAGAGCGACCTACCAGAAGCAATTCGCCTGGCCGCGTCGCTCCCATGGGTGGACGTGATTTCCAGCAGTCTCGGGCACCCATCTGAGTTGCCGGCCACAACGCCCGGGTACGACGCTTCCATGAGAGCCGCCATCGCATTCGCAGTCAGTCAGGGGAAAACCGTTATCCAAGCAACGGCGGACGTTCCCGCCCCCACATCCATTTCCGGAACCGGCGGCCCACCAGAGGTCATTTCAATCGGCGGCGTTGAACCATCTGAAGGCGGGTCACCCTCGGCCGGGACCGGCTCCACCCCCGACTTCGTCACGAATTACTCTCCAAGCACTGCAGATGATACTACCCTCGACGTCGTCAAGAATCAATCTGCAACCAGTTACGCGACACCTTTTTTCGCCGCAATCGCCGGTGAAATTCTTTTCAAACTGCGCGAAGATTGCCGGAAAGACAATGCTTCTTCGAGATGCGAAGCGCTTGCCGAAAAGAAGGCGCCCCTGCTGCTGCGAGACGTGTTGAACCGAACCGCCCGTTATTGGACGAACTCGGATTATGCGCCTCGCACGCCAGATGCGGGTGGTATTACGAGCTTGGAGTACACCCCGATCGCCCCCATCCTCCCCACGCCCTGGGTCCAGATGGGCTGGGGTTACGTCGGTCCCGAAATCGTCCCGGCCGCCGTCGCCTACTTGAAGGGCGAATCCACTCCTCCCCCGAAGCCCGCCGAGGCGGTCCAGTACATGGAGACCACGTACGCGCTTCGTGAGGCGTATTGGTCTCAACGCGCGGGTTAG